The following coding sequences are from one Amphiura filiformis unplaced genomic scaffold, Afil_fr2py scaffold_105, whole genome shotgun sequence window:
- the LOC140144965 gene encoding adhesion G protein-coupled receptor L3-like: protein MGLRLGPQYQGNNTINSRALDIVSKVGCGLSIAALTITVIIFTLFRRLRTRPRNILVQLCVSLIALYLIFVTAIDHIDNPACTVVAVLLHYFLLTTMAWMAVEARYLYIKLVRWYDPESDGFVIKSAAAAWGIPAVITAISLAGFKSYQNKYYCFPKVGLVTYLGILFPIALVLIHNMVCFALVLRSIFRPRPGVGGRVRSESEKSEKNILTKRFHNTIAISCLLGLTWVFGFLAINDAMEVFQWLFCLFNSFQGVFIFIIFCLKQKDVREAVTSSLNSRCGRSTAASGAGNQTVSKSSAGKSDAVHSTSPSDATYDSTMPSGETINMSVVEDTSGMDNKGIELDAQYWNLNKELTLEYKMNIEPKIQQQQKE, encoded by the exons ATGGgtctcaggctaggtcctcag TACCAAGGGAATAATACGATTAACAGTAGAGCCTTGGACATCGTCAGCAAGGTTGGGTGTGGCTTGTCAATAGCGGCACTTACTATAACCGTCATCATATTCACATTGTTCAG GAGATTAAGAACGAGACCTCGGAACATATTGGTTCAGCTTTGTGTGTCCCTTATCGCTCTCTACCTGATATTTGTTACGGCTATTGACCACATCGACAATCCTGCCTGTACTGTAGTAGCTGTATTGTTACATTATTTCCTCTTGACTACAATGGCGTGGATGGCAGTGGAAGCAAGATATTTGTACATCAAGCTTGTCAGATGGTATGATCCAGAATCAGATGGATTTGTCATCAAGTCAGCTGCGGCAGCCTGGG GAATTCCTGCAGTAATCACGGCTATTTCACTCGCTGGCTTCAAGTCTTATCAGAATAAATACTA CTGTTTTCCCAAGGTTGGCTTGGTCACCTACCTAGGTATTCTCTTTCCAATAGCACTAGTGTTAATTCACAATATGGTATGCTTTGCTCTGGTGTTAAGAAGCATCTTTCGACCTCGACCAGGAGTAGGTGGAAGGGTCAGAAGCGAAAGTGAGAAGAGTGAGAAGAATATATTGACGAAACGGTTCCACAATACCATAGCTATTTCTTGTTTACTCGGACTCACTTGGGTCTTCGGTTTCTTGGCTATTAATGATGCGATGGAAGTATTCCAGTGGTTGTTCTGTTTATTCAACTCTTTTCAGGGGGTGtttatattcatcattttctgtcTGAAACAAAAAGATGTTAGAGAAGCTGTTACCTCCAGTTTAAATAGCAGATGCGGAAGAAGTACGGCAGCCAGTGGGGCTGGAAATCAAACAGTTTCCAAGTCGAGTGCAGGTAAATCAGATGCAGTTCATAGCACCAGTCCTTCAGATGCCACTTATGATAGCACTATGCCGTCTGGGGAAACCATCAATATGTCTGTGGTTGAGGATACATCGGGTATGGACAATAAGGGTATTGAATTGGACGCACAATACTGGAATCTAAACAAAGAATTGACATTGGaatataaaatgaatatagagccaaaaattcaacaacaacaaaaggaaTGA